Proteins encoded together in one Amblyomma americanum isolate KBUSLIRL-KWMA chromosome 1, ASM5285725v1, whole genome shotgun sequence window:
- the LOC144122256 gene encoding uncharacterized protein LOC144122256 codes for MVSYFSIILVFPQMFEEDFNVFVDIPEDFEIRDRAKIKVSEDCQVRIADVLDEPQQAEQSRVTATYSLPAVPNDIKFSIERHQSGQYFRARSRVVQWLYHDLCLYTMYPGKLYNEAAQALVSRYPNLADSSGTGYDSWREALRFKAKYERRKIRIEQNDGADSPPSKKTMKDGKVATVGGNALQRVSRPSVATAPDGEDEDSIAGHIEGMKSAVQKARPDMAYIIDCMRRTFPTRRKWIGSEDPSVEVAIEKFPALAMSSIAQLEFELITSVPVLERLEEALQRTKEKIVHAARKKRHLEGFLEDFDARMDGTSEAAVYETTVTAAVCLLPSMVKERVETFVRPFDPAAVHYIPTVVHRGGILTTTDFSVCLEKICIKETSLLAAVATQMALYWAFNIVFDKKAQRSFDLLCRLINVDSGLRPTPLVRLAQTVLGK; via the exons ATGGTTAGCTATTTTAGTATCATTCTCGTGTTTCCACAGATGTTCGAAGAAGATTTTAATGTTTTTGTTGACATACCTGAAGACTTTGAAATTCGGGACAGGGCAAAAATCAAAGTCTCCGAGGATTGCCAGGTTCG GATTGCGGATGTTCTTGACGAGCCCCAGCAAGCGGAGCAATCCCGTGTCACTGCCACATACAGCCTGCCAGCTGTACCAAACGACATCAAATTCAGTATAGAGCGCCACCAAAGTGGACAATACTTCAGAGCACGGAGCAGAGTTGTCCAATGGCTCTATCATGACCTCTGCTTATACACCAT GTACCCTGGCAAGCTGTACAATGAGGCTGCGCAAGCTCTGGTGTCCAGGTACCCAAACCTGGCTGACTCATCTGGCACCGGCTAT gactcTTGGCGAGAAGCTCTCCGCTTCAAGGCAAAATATGAGCGGAGAAAAATCCGTATCGAGCAGAATGATGGGGCAGATTCTCCACCGTCAAAAAAAACGATGAAAGATGGGAAAGTGGCCACGGTTGGCGGAAATGCCCTGCAGCGTGTTTCGAGGCCGTCTGTG gcaactgCACCAGACGGGGAGGATGAAGACAGTATTGCTGGCCACATCGAAGGAATGAAGTCGGCAGTACAAAAAGCTCGGCCAGACATGGCTTACATAATAGATTGTATGCGCCGAACATTTCCTACCCGAAGGAAGTGGATTGGATCCGAGGATCCATCAGTGGAAGTGGCAATAGAGAAATTTCCAGCATTGGCCATGAGCTCAATC GCCCAGCTGGAGTTTGAGCTGATCACAAGCGTGCCAGTCTTGGAACGGCTTGAAGAGGCCCTTCagcgcacaaaagaaaaaattgtgcaTGCAGCTCGAAAGAAGCGCCACCTGGAAGGCTTCCTTGAAGACTTCGATGCCCGCATGGATGGCACTTCGGAAGCTGCAGTATATG AGACAACAGTCACGGCAGCAGTATGCCTGTTGCCAAGCATGGTGAAGGAAAGAGTAGAGACTTTCGTCCGCCCATTT GATCCTGCAGCTGTGCACTATATACCAACTGTAGTGCACAGAGGAGGCATTCTGAcaacgacagatttttctgtttgCCTTGAGAAGATTTGCATCAAGGAGACAAGCCTGCTGGCGGCAGTTGCAACCCAGATGGCCTTGTACTGGGCATTTAATATAGTTTTCGATAAAAAAGCACAGCGGTCATTTGACTTGCTGTGCAGGCTCATCAATGTTGACAGTGGCCTACGGCCAACTCCACTTGTGCGTTTGGCACAAACTGTTTTgggaaagtga